A DNA window from Labrys wisconsinensis contains the following coding sequences:
- a CDS encoding M48 family metallopeptidase: MLQLFRRTAPPPDPTRIEVRIGAATYPITVRRLAAARRYTLRVRTAQRDVVLSMPMRGSLATAKAFAEKHAGWIAARLHKFAEDVAFADGALVPLRGVPHRITHRPEGRGTVKLEDGTPPLLVVAGDAPHLPRRLTDWLKRQALADLRKAVERHCAAIGAKHGPVSVKDTASRWGSCSSSGALAFSWRLILAPPFVLDYLAAHEVAHLKEMNHSLRFWRLCQTLCPHTPQAKAWLKAHGAELHRYG; this comes from the coding sequence ATGCTCCAGCTCTTCCGCCGCACCGCGCCGCCGCCCGACCCGACCCGTATCGAGGTCCGGATCGGCGCAGCCACCTATCCCATCACGGTCCGGCGCCTGGCGGCGGCCCGGCGCTACACGCTCCGGGTGCGCACGGCCCAGCGCGACGTGGTGCTGTCCATGCCGATGCGCGGCAGCCTCGCCACGGCCAAGGCCTTCGCCGAAAAGCATGCCGGCTGGATCGCGGCGCGCCTGCACAAGTTCGCCGAGGACGTCGCCTTCGCCGACGGGGCGCTCGTGCCCCTGCGTGGGGTTCCCCACCGCATCACGCATCGGCCGGAGGGTCGCGGCACGGTGAAGCTGGAGGATGGCACCCCGCCGCTGCTCGTCGTGGCGGGCGACGCCCCGCATCTGCCGCGCCGGCTCACCGACTGGCTGAAGCGCCAGGCCCTGGCAGACCTGCGCAAGGCGGTGGAGCGTCATTGCGCCGCCATCGGCGCCAAGCACGGCCCGGTCAGCGTCAAGGACACGGCGAGCCGCTGGGGCTCGTGCTCCTCCTCGGGGGCGCTGGCCTTCTCCTGGCGGCTGATCCTCGCGCCGCCCTTCGTGCTCGATTATCTCGCGGCCCACGAAGTGGCCCATCTCAAGGAGATGAACCACTCGCTGCGCTTCTGGCGGCTGTGCCAGACGCTGTGTCCGCACACGCCGCAGGCCAAGGCCTGGCTGAAGGCGCACGGCGCCGAGCTGCATCGCTACGGCTGA
- a CDS encoding glutathione S-transferase family protein, translating to MITFYHSPRSRSSSIHWLLEELGAEYKTEIVDIRAPGGAPETYRAIQPSKKVPAIVHDGTVVTERAAICIYLADAFPQAGLAPPVGDAGRAAWLTWLVYSDAVFDPVIAGRMRGLAVATSNDYSFGLYDDMVANLEKTLAARPYIAGEAFTAADTQIGSGIHYAVHILGALADRPVFQAYLGRLQARPAFQRYIRKEMALAAG from the coding sequence ATGATCACCTTCTACCACTCGCCGCGCTCGCGTTCCTCGAGCATCCACTGGCTGCTGGAAGAGCTCGGGGCAGAGTACAAAACCGAGATCGTCGACATCCGCGCGCCGGGCGGCGCGCCGGAAACCTATCGCGCCATCCAGCCGAGCAAGAAGGTGCCGGCCATCGTGCACGACGGGACCGTCGTGACCGAGCGGGCGGCGATCTGCATCTATCTCGCCGACGCCTTCCCGCAGGCCGGGCTGGCGCCGCCGGTCGGCGATGCCGGCCGCGCCGCCTGGCTCACCTGGCTGGTCTACAGCGACGCCGTGTTCGACCCCGTGATCGCCGGCAGGATGCGCGGGCTCGCGGTCGCCACCTCGAACGACTATTCCTTCGGCCTCTACGACGACATGGTCGCCAATCTGGAGAAGACGCTGGCAGCACGCCCCTATATCGCGGGCGAAGCCTTCACCGCCGCCGACACCCAGATCGGCAGCGGCATCCACTACGCCGTGCACATCCTCGGCGCGCTGGCCGACCGCCCGGTGTTCCAGGCCTATCTCGGGCGGCTCCAGGCGCGGCCGGCCTTCCAGCGCTACATCCGGAAGGAGATGGCGCTGGCCGCCGGCTGA
- a CDS encoding xanthine dehydrogenase family protein molybdopterin-binding subunit produces MSVQERVKHGDAADGASALGARLARLDGAAKVRGAATSALEHPIEGLAHAVTVQSTIPAGRVLAIDTAAAEAAPGVLLVLTPDNALRLASASSWLGTPPPDRPYEPLARTVTFSGQHVAAVVAETFEQATAAAALVRVTCEAAPAIADLDDPRAGEGLPIERLSMAWGDAEAALATAPVRIERDYTTPREYNVPIEPNGLIARWDGDALTLWEPSQWLDGMARTYAEWFGVPFENVRLISPYIGGGFGSKALAYAHGAIAAMAAKMLGRPVKLAITRAQGFTAYGGRPATRQTLALGATREGKLVSIVHRGVNETSIDGLAVETLGSVTAIMYATPNFSSRQSVVPVNTVLPGPLRAPGENPSAFGIECAIDELAWEVRLDPLAIRLLNYAEEDPHARKPWSTRQLREAFAAGADAFGWWERPLAPRSMRRGNRLIGWGLAAGTYPVRRTPGEALVRILGDGRVEVASSGTDMGTGTYTILAQTAADAVGVPVEHVTVSLGDSALPRAPVSGGSQLANLMTVAVHKAALAARDELIGLVINQPGSPFGAVQANTLVVADGFVSAPRGDGPRIALAELMRRLGRERIEALRDMLSPTDGDYSLHSWCAHFVEVAVDEDFGTVRVTRMVSAFDSGRLYNPKLAESQWKGGIIMGIGQALLEEGIVDPRHARLANANLADYLVATNADIPGLEVISVGVPDPHASVLGGKGVGELGIVGVAPAIANAVFHATGRRVRDLPITLDKLI; encoded by the coding sequence ATGAGCGTCCAGGAGAGAGTGAAGCACGGCGATGCCGCGGACGGAGCGAGCGCGCTCGGGGCACGGCTGGCCCGCCTCGACGGCGCGGCCAAGGTGCGGGGCGCCGCCACCTCCGCGCTCGAGCATCCCATCGAGGGCCTCGCCCATGCCGTGACGGTGCAGAGCACCATCCCCGCCGGCCGGGTGCTGGCGATCGACACGGCGGCGGCGGAGGCCGCGCCGGGCGTGCTGCTCGTGCTGACGCCGGACAATGCCCTGCGCCTCGCCTCGGCCTCGAGCTGGCTCGGCACGCCGCCGCCCGACCGGCCCTACGAGCCGCTGGCGCGCACCGTCACCTTCAGCGGCCAGCATGTCGCCGCCGTGGTGGCCGAGACCTTCGAGCAGGCGACCGCCGCGGCGGCGCTGGTCCGCGTCACCTGCGAGGCCGCACCCGCCATCGCCGATCTCGACGACCCGCGGGCCGGCGAGGGCCTGCCGATCGAGCGGCTCTCCATGGCCTGGGGCGACGCGGAGGCGGCGCTGGCGACGGCGCCGGTCCGCATCGAGCGGGACTATACGACGCCGCGCGAATACAATGTGCCGATCGAGCCGAACGGCCTGATCGCCCGCTGGGACGGCGACGCCCTCACCCTGTGGGAGCCGAGCCAATGGCTCGACGGCATGGCCCGCACCTATGCCGAATGGTTCGGCGTGCCGTTCGAGAACGTCCGGCTGATCTCGCCCTATATCGGCGGCGGCTTCGGCTCCAAGGCGCTGGCCTATGCCCATGGCGCCATCGCGGCGATGGCGGCGAAGATGCTGGGCCGGCCGGTCAAGCTCGCCATCACCCGGGCGCAGGGCTTCACCGCCTATGGCGGACGGCCGGCGACGCGCCAGACCCTGGCGCTCGGCGCCACGCGCGAGGGCAAGCTCGTCTCGATCGTGCACCGCGGCGTCAACGAGACCTCGATCGACGGGTTGGCGGTCGAGACGCTGGGCTCGGTCACCGCGATCATGTACGCGACGCCGAACTTCTCCTCGCGCCAGAGCGTGGTGCCGGTCAACACCGTGCTGCCGGGGCCGCTCAGGGCGCCGGGCGAGAACCCGAGCGCCTTCGGCATCGAATGCGCCATCGACGAGCTCGCCTGGGAGGTCCGCCTCGACCCGCTCGCCATCCGCCTGCTCAACTATGCCGAGGAGGACCCGCATGCGAGGAAGCCCTGGTCGACGCGGCAGCTGCGCGAAGCCTTCGCCGCCGGCGCCGACGCCTTCGGCTGGTGGGAGCGCCCGCTCGCGCCGCGCTCGATGCGGCGCGGCAACCGCCTGATCGGCTGGGGCCTTGCCGCCGGCACCTATCCCGTGCGCCGCACGCCGGGCGAGGCGCTGGTGCGCATCCTCGGCGACGGCCGGGTCGAGGTCGCCTCGAGCGGCACCGACATGGGCACCGGCACCTACACGATCCTGGCCCAGACGGCGGCCGATGCGGTCGGCGTGCCGGTCGAGCACGTCACGGTCAGCCTCGGGGATTCCGCCCTGCCGCGGGCACCGGTCTCCGGCGGCTCGCAGCTCGCCAACCTGATGACGGTGGCCGTGCACAAGGCGGCGCTCGCCGCCCGCGACGAGCTGATCGGCCTCGTCATCAACCAGCCCGGCTCGCCCTTCGGCGCCGTGCAGGCCAACACGCTCGTGGTCGCCGACGGCTTCGTCTCGGCGCCGCGCGGCGACGGGCCGCGCATCGCCCTGGCCGAGCTGATGCGCCGGCTCGGGCGCGAGCGCATCGAGGCGCTGCGCGACATGCTGTCGCCGACCGACGGCGATTATTCCCTGCACAGCTGGTGCGCGCATTTCGTCGAGGTGGCGGTGGACGAGGATTTCGGCACGGTGCGGGTGACGCGCATGGTGTCGGCCTTCGACTCCGGTCGGCTCTACAATCCGAAGCTGGCGGAGAGCCAGTGGAAAGGCGGCATCATCATGGGTATCGGCCAGGCCCTGCTGGAGGAAGGCATCGTCGATCCGCGCCATGCCCGCCTGGCCAACGCCAACCTGGCGGACTACCTCGTCGCCACCAATGCCGACATTCCCGGCCTGGAGGTGATCTCGGTCGGCGTGCCCGATCCGCACGCCTCCGTGCTCGGCGGCAAGGGGGTGGGCGAGCTCGGCATCGTCGGGGTGGCGCCGGCGATCGCCAACGCCGTGTTCCACGCCACCGGCCGGCGGGTGCGCGACCTGCCGATCACCCTGGACAAGCTGATCTGA
- a CDS encoding TetR/AcrR family transcriptional regulator — protein sequence MAVEPSAAPPGAPPSSSERRLRADARRNREKLVEVAAALFAEQGVDASLEEIARRAGVGIGTLYRHFPTREHLVEVLYRREVEALCAAAEELAARHPADVALAEWMQRFVGYIAAKRGMAKSLRILLESHGERLADTYRKIPVALQRLVEAAVAEGRIRGDVDHADVLQALSGIYSAPDSPEWQARSRRLVGLLMDGLRHGAPKAAGG from the coding sequence GTGGCCGTCGAGCCCTCGGCCGCGCCCCCCGGGGCGCCGCCTTCGTCCAGTGAGAGGCGGCTGCGCGCCGATGCGCGCCGCAACCGCGAGAAGCTCGTCGAGGTCGCCGCCGCGCTCTTCGCCGAGCAGGGCGTCGACGCCTCGCTGGAGGAGATCGCGCGCCGCGCCGGCGTCGGCATCGGCACGCTCTACCGGCACTTCCCCACCCGCGAGCACCTGGTGGAAGTGCTCTATCGCCGCGAGGTCGAGGCGCTCTGCGCCGCCGCGGAGGAGCTGGCGGCCCGCCACCCCGCCGACGTGGCTCTGGCCGAGTGGATGCAGCGCTTCGTCGGCTATATCGCCGCCAAGCGCGGCATGGCCAAGAGCCTGCGCATCCTGCTGGAGAGCCACGGCGAGCGGCTCGCCGACACTTATCGCAAGATCCCCGTGGCGCTGCAGCGCCTGGTCGAGGCCGCCGTCGCCGAGGGCAGGATCCGCGGCGACGTCGACCATGCCGACGTGCTGCAGGCGCTCTCCGGCATCTATTCGGCGCCGGACTCGCCGGAGTGGCAGGCCCGCTCCCGCCGCCTGGTCGGGCTCCTGATGGACGGCCTGCGCCACGGCGCGCCGAAGGCGGCGGGAGGCTGA